The proteins below are encoded in one region of Silene latifolia isolate original U9 population chromosome 2, ASM4854445v1, whole genome shotgun sequence:
- the LOC141630957 gene encoding F-box protein SKIP23-like: MSRRRNVSWADMPEELLIPIVDRLENRHDILHFRSVCKEWRRCVSLSLLSNKRVLSTLLPHKLRTTNPPLLKEGASFKYADLYGEKPRTTSLILVTSSIFLVKPIFNPKLSPWLVTIEEVNPGKVFLRKPLSRSVVKERLWDFPKLLDLSRFEVEEMGKIYSLRSDDEPNYLFEEEHKVVLLANPNDCKRELTIDDYTAFVLYNAGSIAAINLGTEKVQQVFLKARKFDDIAMFKGKVYAIDRYGILYMIDRVDNASSDRFKMVQIVKDRFYSPIERKSRLFESNGELYLVRKGMVSRPSLKNKSMGLRIYRMNHVENNWEELESIGEDKILFMAPDCCFFAQASDFIGWKGNRIVVHSTDSFRVRCQSTSCIKNHDWDDYDSDLELMMEPKGRLSIDVYYFEDVLFFPANLNQAYRDVFWPPPRWLSTSDTDDWLAEQQCQRGPWWNRQW; encoded by the exons ATGAGTCGTCGCAGGAACGTCTCCTGGGCAGACATGCCGGAGGAGCTACTAATACCAATCGTCGACCGCCTCGAAAACCGACACGACATCCTCCATTTTCGATCTGTTTGCAAGGAGTGGCGCCGATGCGTCTCGCTGTCTCTCCTCTCTAATAAAAGAGTATTATCCACACTTTTACCCCATAAACTCAGAACCACCAACCCTCCTCTTCTAAAGGAAGGCGCTTCCTTTAAGTATGCAGATTTATACGGTGAAAAACCTCGTACCACTTCCTTGATTTTAGTGACAAGTTCTATTTTTTTAGTTAAACCCATTTTTAATCCAAAGTTGTCACCTTGGTTAGTCACAATTGAGGAGGTTAACCCTGGTAAAGTCTTTCTTAGAAAGCCGCTTTCACGGTCTGTCGTCAAAGAAAGGCTTTGGGATTTTCCTAAGTTGTTGGATTTATCTCGTTTCGAAGTCGAGGAAATGGGGAAAATATATTCCCTTAGGTCTGATGACGAACCTAATTATCTCTTTGAGGAAGAGCATAAGGTGGTGTTGTTGGCTAATCCTAATGATTGTAAACGCGAACTTACAATTGACGATTATACTGCTTTTGTGTTGTACAATGCCGGGTCTATCGCGGCAATTAATCTTGGTACTGAGAAGGTTCAACAAGTGTTTTTGAAGGCTAGGAAATTTGATGATATTGCCATGTTTAAGGGGAAGGTTTATGCCATCGATCGATATGGGATACTTTATATGATAGATAGGGTTGATAATGCAAGTAGTGATCGTTTCAAAATGGTGCAAATTGTGAAAGACCGGTTTTATTCTCCAATTGAACGAAAAAGCCGTCTATTTGAATCGAATGGTGAATTATACCTGGTTCGAAAAGGTATGGTTAGTCGGCCAAGTTTAAAAAATAAGAGTATGGGTTTACGAATTTATAGGATGAACCACGTGGAGAACAATTGGGAGGAACTTGAGTCGATTGGGGAAGATAAGATATTGTTTATGGCTCCTGATTGCTGTTTCTTTGCTCAAGCGAGCGATTTCATTGGATGGAAGGGTAACCGCATTGTGGTCCATAGTACAGATTCTTTCCGTGTACGTTGTCAATCTACTTCCTGTATTAAGAATCATGATTGGGATGATTACGATAGTGACTTGGAACTGATGATGGAACCCAAGGGTCGACTTAGTATTGATGTGTATTATTTTGAGGATGTCCTATTTTTTCCTGCAAACTTAAATCAAGCTTATAGAGATGTGTTCTGGCCACCTCCCAGATGGCTCTCGACATCTGATACGGATGACTGGCTAGCTGAACAG CAATGTCAGAGAGGACCTTGGTGGAATCGACAATGGTAA
- the LOC141643280 gene encoding F-box protein SKIP23-like encodes MSHRKVPWSDLPEELLIPIVDRLENRHDILHVRAVCKEWRRCVSMSLLSNKRVLSTILPHKLRTTNPPLLKGGASFKDADFYGEEPPITCLILVASSIFLIKPVFNPKLPPWLVTIEELNPGKVFLRRPLSRSEVGEMPRDFPKLLDLSRFEVEEMGKIYSLRSDDEPNHLFEEEHKVLLLADPNDCNSEFTIGDYTAVVLYDSGSIAAINLGTEKVQQVFLKARKFDDIVLFKERVYTIDRYGILYLMDNTGSDRFKMVKIVKDSLHSPDGPKSRLFESCGELYMVRKCMVTRPRLKKKTMGIRVYRMNNDQKNWVEMESIGEDRILFVALDCCFFARTSDFIGWKGNCAVLHKRNSFRSQCQSSSYVQYSDDFDRDYYVPVKPRDGDQLTIDVFHFEDCTFLPVEGNQCYCAVFWPPPEWLSTSDTEYLLAHQIKVREDLELDCNGHNSQLKVKEQGQSSWLRIEGGSERMVGELG; translated from the exons ATGAGTCACAGGAAAGTCCCTTGGTCAGACTTGCCGGAGGAGCTATTAATACCAATCGTCGACCGCCTCGAAAACAGACACGACATCCTCCATGTTCGGGCTGTTTGCAAGGAGTGGCGGCGTTGCGTCTCGATGTCTCTCCTCTCCAATAAAAGAGTATTATCCACAATTTTACCCCACAAACTCAGAACCACCAACCCTCCTCTTCTAAAGGGAGGTGCATCCTTTAAGGATGCCGACTTCTATGGCGAAGAACCTCCTATCACTTGCTTGATTTTAGTCGCAAGCtcgatttttttaattaaacccgtctttaatccTAAGTTGCCACCTTGGTTAGTCACAATTGAGGAGCTTAACCCTGGTAAAGTATTCCTTAGAAGGCCGCTTTCGCGGTCTGAAGTTGGAGAAATGCCTCGAGACTTTCCCAAGCTGTTGGATTTATCTCGTTTCGAAGTCGAGGAAATGGGGAAAATATATTCACTTAGGTCTGATGACGAACCTAATCATCTCTTTGAGGAAGAACATAAGGTTTTGTTGTTGGCTGATCCTAATGATTGTAACAGCGAGTTTACAATCGGTGATTATACTGCTGTTGTGTTGTATGATTCCGGGTCTATCGCGGCAATTAATCTTGGTACTGAAAAGGTTCAACAAGTGTTTTTGAAGGCTAGGAAGTTTGATGATATTGTCTTGTTTAAGGAGAGGGTGTATACGATTGATCGGTATGGGATACTTTATTTGATGGATAATACTGGTAGTGATCGATTCAAGATGGTGAAAATTGTGAAAGACTCATTACATTCGCCAGATGGACCAAAGAGTCGTCTATTTGAATCGTGTGGTGAATTGTACATGGTTCGAAAATGTATGGTTACTCGGCCTCGTTTAAAAAAGAAGACAATGGGTATTCGAGTTTATAGGATGAACAACGACCAGAAAAATTGGGTGGAAATGGAGTCGATTGGGGAAGATAGGATATTGTTTGTGGCGCTTGATTGCTGTTTCTTTGCTCGAACCAGTGACTTCATTGGATGGAAGGGCAATTGCGCTGTGCTCCATAAGCGGAATTCTTTCCGTTCTCAGTGTCAATCTTCTTCCTATGTACAATATTCTGATGATTTTGATCGGGATTATTACGTTCCTGTCAAGCCGAGAGATGGGGATCAACTTACTATTGATGTGTTTCATTTTGAGGATTGCACATTTTTACCTGTAGAAGGTAATCAATGTTACTGTGCTGTGTTCTGGCCACCTCCGGAATGGCTCTCAACATCTGATACCGAGTACTTGCTTGCCCATCAG ATCAAAGTCAGAGAGGACCTTGAATTAGACTGCAATGGTCACAACTCACAACTCAAAGTGAAAGAACAAGGGCAAAGTTCTTGGTTGAGGATCGAAGGCGGGTCAGAAAGGATGGTGGGAGAGTTAGGATGA